The Nicotiana tomentosiformis chromosome 2, ASM39032v3, whole genome shotgun sequence genome includes the window tatatttttcaatcaaGATTTAAGTGTTTTTGGCAATAACTTGTTGATTGCTTTCTAATTATGGCTTCACAATGGATTTTAGAACCAAGTGTAAGAGTAAACTTAAAATTTCCCACTTAAGGTCACCCCACGGAAATTTGTGATGATATAGTTGTCCTTGAAACGAGATCTTGTGGATGTGAGGGATTGAATGGTGTAACTTTGTTGTCCTCGTTCTTCTTGTGCACAAAGTTTGCATATAAGATTTGCAACAATCTCAAACTTTGGAGAGTAACATGGAAAGGTAAGGAAAAGGTGAAAATATGTTTTCAAGTTTTGAAGGTGAGCGAAGAAGATAACTAAAGAAACATAAAAAGCTAGCAACAGACTACAGTTTTACGGAAGCCTATGCAAATACCCAAATGAAAAACTTATGAATTTGATAACACCATATAGCATACAGCCTTGCTATCTGAAATTTGTTCTCTACATTATTCAATTCATGATAGCCTGTGTCACTATTCCCTTGTCCATCCTAGCTGAAATTTTCCTAATGAGCATTAACTGGGAAAAAACCTAGCAACACCCTATAAACCAATAGATATTAACTCTAAAAGGAGCGCTAGTCAATCAATCATAGTTATGTGTTAATTAACCTAAGTCATGCATCTATTGTGTTAGTGCAAATACTGGGATAAGCAGGATAGGCGCATCTCATGAGTTCCAATCTTACTGTTGAACCAAGTCcagtatttaagtggagaaggataGAGGGGCGGGCCTATTAGTTTGGCTATCAAAAATATGGGGGATAAATTTCTCCTATTAAATGCACCTAGTAGGGATATTAACAAACCAAATTGACAAGATCATCAACATTTCAATCCAGATAATTCCCAAATTTTCTATATTTATTcaggaaaaacaaaaacaaaaaacttTCTAGGGATTATTATATATAAAAACAAAATTCCCTATTCAGCATTATAAATGAATCTATCAGATCACACAAGATCCAAAAGGAAGAGTTATTCAGAAGTGATTACATAATACAAATATAAACACCAAGAACAATAAGAGAGGTACCAAAAAGAGCAAGACCAACGCGGGTCTCTTCACCAAGAATCAATCCAAATACAGCAGTGGCAGCGAAAGTGGTGGCATTGGTTACAGGAACAGCTAAAGAAATGGGTGTATCACTGAGTATTGCAAAGAAAGTAGCTGAAGCTGACAGGTTTAGGAGAAACGGCAAAGAATACTGCCATATCAAGACAAGTTTGAGCCAATTCTTGAGACTGGCCATTACTGGGTTCTGGGGCGTGTTTGGTTGAGGTAAAGATTTGATGGTTTCGTCCCATTTGATTGCTCCTTTTCGCATCAGGGCATTCGTCGCTCCCCAAACAAGGCCTACTGCCACCATCTTCTCCACTTCTCCTACCATCTTTTAGTGACTTTGGATTTGCTTCTGAAAATATTTGGGAGCAGTTCAATTTTAGTTAAGTGAGTCCATATTTAAAGAAATGAGCAAAAGAAAAAATTATCATAAAGATGCCATATTATAAACACTATTTAAGTACATTGTTATAGGCTTGTAGCTTTCCCGGATgaattttcgtattttaaaatgTATTcataatacaacaacaataacccagtataatctcactagtggagtctgggcagggtagtgtgtacgcagaccttacccctacccttggATAGAGAgtttgtttccgatagaccctcggctccctccctccaagaactcctacCTCGCTCTTGggataactcgaactcacaacctcttggttggaagtggagggtgctcaccactagagcaatccACTCTTATCAAACCTTAAATAAATAGTCTTAAATAATTCGTCTAAAGTACCAAAAACACTTTCTCCATCACTTAAATTGACcttttgtttaccctaaaattggataacaattgaatttatacgcggttttaaggacaagtgatataacttggtacaaattaaaaagaataaattaaTATTGATATTGACGATGAAAGAAATAatacaaaccacacgaattgaacaaCTTTGACCCTCGAGTTCAGTCACCCTTGAACTAAATATATTTCAACTTGCTTATGAACAGAATAACAAGATAATGAAAgctagaaacaacaacaacaacaacaacccaatataatcccactagtagggtttggggagggtagtatgtacgcagaccttacccctaccatggggtagagaggttgtttccaatagaccatcggcatccttccctccaagaattccccaccttactcttggagtgactcgaactcacaacctcttggttggaagtggaggttgcttaccatcagagcaacccctcttgtcaaaTAATAATGAGAGCTAGAAAATGACAGTATATTGCTTAATATTGCGTGAATATGATGTGTTTACAAATGATTAGACCccactttatatagtaggggagtcctactatATATACAATTCAATATGAGGTAAGAAATTCCATAATtggctaattaatcggcctcttcTTGATACATGCTGGGATACACGCCGTGATCCCCGTCCGATTACGGATATTTCGGTTTTCCGTTATTTGGATCGATAAGCTTCCCTCGATCTCTTTATTGTTCGGTCTCGATCTtggtcgatctcgatcttgatcggtctcagGACCACGAGCTCGGCAATCTAACTTTGCATCTAGTTCGATATGATACGAGGCTGAACCTTGACCTATCGTGTTccagtctcgattagtcatacaAAAAGAGCAAgtccgattttgaccgtataaaGATAGTCTCCTCGTTTCTCGGAGAAAAGATGACGAGAAATGATTTGAACTTTTCCAATCCCATCTCGATATGCGATGACATAAGCGACGAGCCCGACTATGACGATAGCGACAATCGGATACTGAAATGTCCCGTCGGTTCGGTTATCGAGGCATTAAATACTTGTCAGTTGCTGGTCGGCCACCACCGGTTCTGAACCACCACCAGCAAGCTATAAGTACCTCCACCTTCTTCCACTCAAACTTTACGCTCAAAATTTCCCTCATTGTTGCTTCTCTTCAAAAATCTCTTTGCTCTGCAACTCTCGCTCCCAAATCTCTTGAATCTTAAGCAAATTCCATATCACCCTAATTCCCTTCTCTTCTACTTTACAATGGTAAAAACTTCTAAAATCGTACCGCAAAAGGAGGCCGCCTCTTCTTCACGGCCCGTAGGCGCTGGAGCTACGGCGGAACCTCCCCTTGAGGACTTCATTCCGAGAGGGTGCCCTACTGTCGCCGATTTTAGGATTGAAAAAACCTTCTCAGTACCTGGTCGATGTGAatcggtctcgaggtacatatgcatGATAACCGATGATCTCCTCGACAAAGTTAAAGAGGAGTGCCACTGGGTCGATAAACATGTCGTGGTACCTTCGCCCGAGGAGTCAAtcactacccatgtggagggtttcctaagtgtttacacttaccctttcacgttgggtcccttagaccctaTCATCATCGACTTCTGCAAGAGATATGATGTGACCCTCGGCCAGATCCATCCTTTCttctggagaatagtgattctcctccgattcttcgtgagcaaaatcgagggatgtcctttcaccctcgaccatcttatgcgcctttacagtccccgactctatcgagaaGGGCTGATTAAGCTTACTCGCGGGGCCGTCAAAGCctcgttctcgagcatagatgagtctcgtgaccgaggttggatgggccgatttgtcCGAATAAGGACTTCGGACATGATCCCTGCTAAGGACATGCCGTTTCtggagaaatggaacatgaatcgtGAGTAGTACTTTGCCTTTTTAATTTTGCTATTTTACCTCTTATCTTCTTTCCTCATCTATATTTTTGGTGTTGTAGTTGTGACCTAGGTGTCGGAGGTAGTCCTCGATCTCAAGCAATGGGTCGAGGGCCTGGTGTCACAGAGACcatactccgagcgtgcttggatggaattatcaaagggtcgatggaaGGCCTGCAATCATGGTAAGCTTCTTTCTTAGGACGATTATCATTCGAGCTTACTCGTCTTTTTTACTTTGTAGGACTCGGGAAGGATGTAACAATGAGGCCCCCATCTAACGAAGAATAAGTCCTTCTTCAACCACCTGCTCCAAAGCAGgccaaagagaagaagagaaaaggggctccgagttccccgaacTCGGAAAAGCAAAATCCAAAGAAAAGGCAAGCTCGTAAACACAAAGGGAACACCATAGTTCTATCCTTGGACTCAGTCCGTCGgctaagggaagaagaagaagaagaagaagaagaagaagaagaagaagaatccaATCCGGTAGCCCGTGTGCGGGCTGGTGCTTCGATACAACAGCCCTCCGTATCGGAGAAAGTTAACGAGGGAGCTTCGGCCGAGGTTCCCGAGCCAGAAAGAATCGAGGCCACTCCGTCCCAGGTTGAGATGGTCGAGAAAAAGACCGGGGGCCAGGCTTCCCGAGTGGTGGGAGATGTTGCAAGGGACAAGATCGGTATGATCTATATTTCCTGATCCCCTCGGATTTTGGATGCCACAATCCGTGAGGACAATATGTTGGAAGGTCACTCTTGCGATGGTCCTCAAGAAGCTGTCAATATCCACGGCTTCCAGGATAGGGTTGAGTTTGATGCTTTGGAAGATGTCACCGGGCTTGGTGACTTACCCGTGCAGAAGAAAGCACTGTCCCCGGGCACTGCTGGGTCTTTGTCGAGCCCAAAACTGGTGGACTGATTCCCGTCCCCAAGTGTTAACCCCAACTGTAGGCGGAATATAGTGTTTTTTGTACCGTAGGATGCCCGGGTCTTCTCTCCCCCCGTAGGGATTGCCAGCTATCTTAGGTGCTTGGTGACCGAGGAAGACTAAGTTGTGATGAATGCGTTTGGAGTCGTGCAtgttcaacgaggcccaacatgctctgaatcggATAACTTCGAAGGTCATTCCATTATCTATTTTAAACTTGGAGTCATAGGTAATTCTAACATCTTTTTCCTTTCTTGTAGGCTTTGGTattgcatcacgaggctttccttCGAATCCGGGAGGAGCGCGAGGCTGAGGTTCAGGACCTCACTGAGAAAAATGACacttacaagcttcttagtgagaagctttAGGCAGATTTAGTGACGGCTTGGGATGAGCATGCTGAGATGGCCGAACAGGTATTCCGAtgcttcacgatagtgaagacGAATTGGAGATAACGACTAATGATCCGATTCTACAGGTCCGGCAGAGGCTCGAACAGATCGGGGATCTTCAGAAACAAATAGATGCAATACGAGTCGAGGCAGAAGTGTTTAAGAAGAATATGGATATCTTAGCCTCGAAAAAGGAGGTTGTCCAAGTAGAGTTGGAGTCGGTCGAGTCCCAGCTCCGAGCTGCAAGAGAGAAAGCCTcggtgcaagccaagaaaatcgAAGAGCTTCAGTCCCAATTAACAAACTTGGTCAGTGAGCTCGAGGTGACCAAATCTGAGGTGGCCGTGGCCAACACCAAAGCCAATGCTAATGCGACCCAGTATAAGGTCGACGTCCAAGCCATCCAGGCGCAGGCCAAAAGCATGGTGGATCATGCGAAGTAGAAAGCTCGAAGGGAAGCCCTCGAGGAAGCCCATGCTCAGGGATTCGATATACAGGTTGCACTCGAGAACTCCAAAGTAGAAGAATCTAGGGCTCAAAAGCTGGCCTTTCCCGAGGAAGACTCAGATAGTTTAAGTGAGTCTGAAGGCGGGGAAGATCTCGAGGATAGAGATGTTGCCTCTGATGAAGACCATGCCACTTAGGCCTTTacatattttgtttttcttttgcatCCTTTTGAGGCAATTTCGGCCATTGTAGATTTTTTCGAATTAAGCCATTTGTCTTTTGTAAAGATCTTTGTGTAAATATATACAAGGCTTTTTTCCCCTTTGGATTTcgaatttttcctttgctttatttctTGAATTCACAAAGGTCGggatgccttagcataaaatagctTGGGTTGTGTTAGTTCGATCAACCTTGCCTTTacattattttttatttgagtCATCTTAGAGGTTTAGGGTTATCGGGAACCTTCTCCAAAGTAAGTAACTCAAACcatagtttgccgagggtagcctttaaaaCCGGTTATGAATatttcgaaggcctattttttgTTACAGTTCTCGGACGTCTCCAAGCTGTGTTAATGCGGCCGTAGCATTTTAATTTGGGTGTATCCCAGTGAGCTTTCTTTCCCGAGTTATCCAGgattgcctaagataacagtccccgagtgggtaTGGTCGTGGCCTTTAAAATTTGAGGGTTGCCTAAGAGGTCTTATACCCCCGACGCTCAATAGTTCGATTTGTTCGAGTTTATTTTTCGGATAGCAGTCCCCGATTATGGGAGTGATTCCGAACTCTGGTTATAATCGGCCCTTGAGCTCATTTCTGTAATATATCAAAAGTACAGAATTGTAAAGTAGAAAATAATTTCTAAGACATGAGATAATtgcaaggaaaaatacttctctttattcttgtgaAAAATGATTacacatgcgtacatgttttgtgccaAGGCTCGAGCAACCTATATGGGCACGGATTGTTTGGCCGTTTATCCCTTACAACAAATCTCACCTATCGAGAACCCACTATTATGAAGTAATTTCCTCACAAAAAAGTTGACATCCAAGGGCAATgtcccccaatattcgaggttgattgtagagGAACCTCGGATACTATTAGTGCTGTCTTTGACACCGATTCGTGATCGGCCTTCgtttctaagttagcacaatccgttgttgcctcattaaaaaccttgccgaaaaatccatttgggacaaaaaatggttcaagggaaaaagagtgcaacgtgttCTTTCAGATCTAAAGGCTTCGTGCCGCTCCTTGTCGAtaacctgcaagtgttagtcaaAAACTAGAAAGAATtgaaatggggtcgtaccttagcagtaatatcgtttaaGATGAGTtatgttccaattgttcggtAGTTGTTCTTCGTCCATCATTCCGAGCTTATAGGACCCTTTCCCTGTGATCTCGAGAATCTAGTATGGCCCTTCCTAGTTCGaacccaatttcccttcgtttAGATTTTGGGTGTTTAATGTGACCTTCCtcagcactaagtccccgacattaaaataccgaaggttggcccttcgattgtaatacctttcgatctgtTGCTTTTGAACATCCAATCAAACAAAGGCAGTTTCACGCCGTTTGTCCAATAGCTCAAGgcttgtattcatggcctcgttattCGATTCCCTTATTGCATATCGGAATCTGATACTCGACTCCCCGACTTCGACGAGTATtaaagcttcggtgccataaactaatgagaacagggtggccccggtactggactttgaAGTTGTGTGATACGCCCAAAGAACTTAGGGCAGGATCTCTCCCCATTTCCCGTTAGCGTCagtcaaccttttcttgaggttttggattatggttttgttggtcgattcagcTTGTTCATTCCtactagggtgataaggtgttgataagatccttttgatcttatggtcttcgagaaatttggtcaCTTTGCTGCCCATAAACTATTTTTCGTTGTCACATAAAATTTCGGATGGtattccgaatcgacatatgatgtggtcccaaatgaagtcgatgacttccttctccctgatcTTCTGGtatgcctgtgcttcaacccacttagagaaatagtcagttataaACAAAACAAATTGAGCCTTACCTGGTGTTGATggaagagggccgacgatgtctaTCCcctacttcatgaacggccacggCGATAAaaccgaatgcagcagctccccgggttgttgaatcatcggagcatgtctttgacatttatcatatttttgcacaaactccttcgcatctttttcTATATCGACCCActaatagccggctctgattacctttcaaaccaatgattcggcgcctgaGTGGTTCCTGCATGTTCCTTCATGGActtccctcaaaacgtactcgGTATCTCTCGGTCCCAGACATATTGCTAGCGGACCGTCGAACGTTCTCCTAAGTAAGGTTTCGTCTTTGGACAAGCTAAATCGAGCTGCCTTTGTGTGCATggccctcgattcctttggatctgaggGAAGTTTTTTGGTCTTCAAatactctatgtatttatttctccaatcctaagtcaagcttgtggagtttattttggcgtgaccttcttctactATTGacctcataagttgtacgaccgcCCCTGACCTGAGCTCGTCGTCCTCGACTGATGATCCCAAGTTCgtgagggcatcggcctcactgttttgatctcgaggtacgtGCTGCAAAGTCCACTCTTTGAACtgatgtaatgttacctgtaGCTTGTCTAGTTATCTTTGCATGCGCTCATCTCTTACTTTGAACGTTCCGTTAAATTAGTTCActacaaggagggagtcacacttagcttcgatcacctccgccccCAAGCCTTTGGCCagttcgagtcctgcaatcatggcctcatattcggcctcattgttagtcaattttacagttctaatagattgtctaactatattgCTTGTGGGTGGCTtcagtacgatgccaagtccggacccttttacgttcgaggcaccgtccgtaaagagggtccagattttCGAAGATGTTCCCGAGTTTatcaacaactctctttcgacttcgggtattagggccggtgtaaagtcggccacgaaatctacaaaaatttgagatttgatggttgTTTGGGGTTGATATTCAATATAATACCCGttgatttctacggcccatttggccagtcatACCGAGAGTTcaggtttatgcattatattttgtAAAGGGTAGGTTGTCACAACATATATAGGATGGCACTGAAAATACAGTTTTAGTTTCCCAGAGGCACTTAGCAAGgcgagtgccaatttttctaggtgagggtatctagtttcggcctcacctaaggtcctaatgacataataaattggaaattgcataccttgttcttctcggactagaactccacttaccgctattttcGATACCGCTAGGTACAAGTACAGTCGTTCGTCCGCCCTCGGCGTGTGAAGCAATGGTGGGCTCGACAAGTATCGCTTAAGTTCCTCTAAATCCCGTTGATATTCTGGGGTCCATGtgaagttttttttctttttcagcaaCGAGAAAAATCGATGACTTTTATCGGACGACCTCGAGATGAACCGCTCCAGGGATGcaatgcgcccggttagcctttgtacagccttcacattatccactaccgtaatatcctcgatagctttgatcttgtcggggttgatctcgatcccttgattggataccatgaatccgagaagcTTGCCGgacccgaccccgaatgcacatttttctggattcagcttcatattgtacttattcaatatactgaaggtttcctgcaaatgctttaaatggtcctctgctcgtaaggacttaactagcatatcgtcattataaacttccatggtttttcctatttgttcttcaaacattcgatttactagtcgttggtaagtggcaccggcatttttttaatctgaatggcattacgttatagcagtatgtgccatatttagtgatgaaagagGTTTTTTCTTGGTCGCCCAGGTTTAtccatatttggttgtacccggaaaaggcatcgagaaaactgaaaGTCTCGTggtcggtcgtggcatcgatcatgcgatcgatgttaggcaaagggaaagaatctttggggcatgatttttttaaatatttataatctacacacattcttagtttgttccctttcttagggactactactacgtttgctaaccattccgGGTATTTGACTTCTctgatggaccctattttaaggagtttggttacctcgtccttaataaaggcatgcttgatctcggactagggtctccttttctattttatagggcagaacttcgggtccaagcttagtttGTGAGTAGCGATCTCCGGTGGGATCTCTATCatatcgagatgggaccaagcaaaacaatccatattagctataagaaattgaatgagtttttttctgagctcgggagttaaccccgtgcccaggtataccttccgatcgggcaaaTGTTCGATCAGCACGacctgctccagctcttcgaccgttgacttGGTAGCAACGGAATCATCAGGGGCGATACAGGATCGAGAAACCTCGAagtcatcatcttcgtcaatccCTTGCTTGTCCGATTGGGTCGAAGCTGGCAtcgatgattgctatttggcttctTCTTTCGCTTTTGAACCTGAGTCCTTTGTCGATGAGAGTGTTGATATCGAAATTACTTCACCGACTGCAAGCATCTCCTTCGCGGCGGGTTGTTCCCCGTAAACCGTCTTTATCCTTTCTAGTGTTGGAAATTTTAATACATGGTGAAGGGTCGAAGGTTCA containing:
- the LOC138904498 gene encoding uncharacterized protein, yielding MLHDSEDELEITTNDPILQVRQRLEQIGDLQKQIDAIRVEAEVFKKNMDILASKKEVVQVELESVESQLRAAREKASVQAKKIEELQSQLTNLVSELEVTKSEVAVANTKANANATQYKVALENSKVEESRAQKLAFPEEDSDSLSESEGGEDLEDRDVASDEDHAT
- the LOC104101235 gene encoding uncharacterized protein, which produces MVGEVEKMVAVGLVWGATNALMRKGAIKWDETIKSLPQPNTPQNPVMASLKNWLKLVLIWQYSLPFLLNLSASATFFAILSDTPISLAVPVTNATTFAATAVFGLILGEETRVGLALFGTSLIVLGVYICIM